Sequence from the Corallococcus sp. EGB genome:
GTCCGCGTTGAAGCGGTACGCGACGGGCTGGTCGCCCGTGGTACCCACGGCGATCAACGTCGTCGGGTCAAGGCCATGGATGGAGCGGAGATCCGCGTCCACGTGCTCCACCCGCCGAGGCTCCGCTGGATGGTCCCAACGGAGGATGTCGCCCGCCTCGCTCACCGCGTAGAGCGTCGTGCCGCCATCCACGTCGAAGCCCACGATGTCCAGGATGGCCGCGCCGCCTCCATCGAAGGACGTCACCGTGCAGGGCTCCCATGTGGCCAGCGTCCGTGTGGCGAGCTGCCCCTCCCACGAGCCCATGAACACACGCCCATCACCTGGCCGTGCCCACGCGGCGGACCACGCGCCGTGGCAGTCGGTGAACACCTGCGTGTCGAAGCCACCGTCGGCCTCGTGCCGGACGTGGGCGATGACGTCGTTGCTGTCGCCCACCATCCAGGCCTGACCTCGCGCATGGGGCGCCACGGCCTGGAAGCGTGCGCGCGGGACCGTCCCGGTCGTCCGCCAATCGACGCCGTCACAGACGGGCACCGGATCCGCGCGGCCGTCACAGTTGTTGTCCAGGAAGTCGCAGCGCTCCTCCACGCCCGGGGAGATGGAGACGGAGTGGTCATCACAATCCGTGCCCCGCGTGGCGGTGCTCACGTAGCCATCCCCGTCTTCATCCAGTGCGCTCAACGTCAGCCCGACGCTGGCGGTGTCCTCATCGAGGAGCTTCACCTGCGCGGACGCGGTGGCCACCTCCTGGCCCGTGCAGGAGCGCTCGCGCGCGGAGGCTGTCACCTTCACCGCCTCGCTCCAGCCGGCCCGGCGGATGAAGCCCACCTCCCCTGCTCCCTTGGGCACCGGAAGCTCGAAGGTCCGGGAGGCGTCCTCCGCGTCCACCACCCGCAGCGTGACGCACCCCGGATGGAAGCCGTCGTAGGTCAGCCTCACCTCGACATCGCACGGGTGGCTTGCATCACAACCACTGGGGCGCTCCGCCTCGAGCTCTTCGATGTCGGGCACCGTGCACGTGATGCTGAGCAGTCCGAACCCCACGACCCAGGCGCGCTTCATGGAGAGACCTCCGTCCTCGTCGACGCCGGGTCACCCGAAAGGAACCAGGTGACAACGGCTCCAGTCGCGGCAGTGACGGCCGCGCCGAACAGGATGTTGGCCGCGACCGCCTGTCCCCGCGCGGTGTCCAGGTGATCACCCCTATCGCTGTGGAACGCATCATCACGCGCGGCGTTCACGTTGCTCCGAGACTGGAGGCCCACGACGCTCCCAATGCCTCCGAGCACCACGCCGCCTCCCAATAACGCCAGCGGCAGCACCGGCACCGAACGCGTCGTGCGCACCTCCTCCCGTGCCGGGACCGGAACGAAATCAGGAGCCGCCTCGGGCCGGGCCTCCGTCATCGCCACCGGCGCGTCCTGCGGCGGCCGGGGACTGCGCGCCAGTTCCCGCTGCACGTTGCGGCGCACGTCCTCGAAGTCGCGCGACACCTTGGGGGACACCTTCACCGGAAGCGTCGCGTCGGGCGCGAGCGACAGCCCCTCCTTGAAGGCAGACAACGACTCCCGCCGGCGTCCCAGGTCCGCGAGCACGATGCCCCGGAGGACGGCCACCCGGCTCCGCTCCCCGTCATCGCGAGCCACGGCCTTCGCCGCGCCGAGCTGTTCGAGCGCGTGTTCGTAGTCGAGGTCCTCATAGGACTGGGATGCGGCGGACATCCGGGCCTGGAAGTCCGGCGCGGGTGCAACCGCCGGCTGGCTCCAGGCCGGCGACACCAGCATCAGCGCGACGCCGAGCACGATTCGCAGGTCCATGGACGCGCAGGATACCACCCGGCTTCCGCGCTCCACGGCGCAGTCCTGAACCGTCATCCGCTCCACACTTCCTCAGCAGAATCCCCGCGTCCCCTTCCCACCTTGCAAGGCGCTTGGGGCGGCGCAGAGGGGGAGGCCGTCATGACGGATGTGAATGCGCATGAAGGACACACCAGCGAGGCTTGGGCTCGTGGTGCGACGCAAGGAGTTGAGCGTGGATGCGGCCGACCCGGATGCCGGACGGACCGGCGGCTTCCCAGCTTCCGCATGGAAAGCCACTCGGGAACTCAGGCACAGAGGCCTGGCCCAACAGCTAGCACGAGGCGTTGAAGTCGATGTACTGCGATGACTTGATGCCCCAGTTGTACAGACCACCGGAGCAGCAGCCGAACTGGCCGATCAGGTTCGTGTGGCCGGGGTCGCTGTAGTAGTTGCGCAGGTTGTCCGGGCTGATCGAACAGTCCGGAAGTGGCGCCTTCTGCGTGCCCAGGTCCAGGGACTCCTCCTGCTCCACCGGACCACCACAGCCCACCGCCATCAACGCCGCCGACAACAGACCACCGAGTACCAGCGTTCGCATGTTTCCTCCGTGAGGGGGGTACCGCACCCGAAGTGTACCCGGCTCACATCGACAACCCCGGAAGCGCTGCTCCGCGAGCGAGCGCCACGGTCTGAACCTCATTGAGGAGGTCGCGCCCCCATTCCGACGAAATCCCTTGTCGGAACAGGTGGTTATGGAGCGCCCCGGAGACGCTCACGCCTCTTGGGCGCCCTCCATCAGGAAGTCGATGACGGCGCGCACGGCGGGCAGCTGGCCCCTGCGGTGTGGCGTCAGAATCGTCGTCGTCACCGCGCCCGCGGTCCAGGCGGGAAGCACGCGCACCAGCCTCCCGGCCTCCACGTCCACGCGGGTGAACGTCTCCGGCAGACAGACAACGCCCAGCCCGGCCGCGGCCGCCCTCAAGAGCACCCGCGACTCGTCGGCGGACATGCGTGCCCGCGGCGTCACGGAGATCGTCTCCCCCGCCCGCCCGCGCAGCCGCCAGGGAGTGGCCGTGGCGCTCATCAAGGACTTCGACCGGTTGAACCAGATGCTCGCGTACCTGAACACCACCTTCTTCAGCGCCTTCTCGCCGCTCTGGTACGCGCTCGAGCACGCCGGGCTGCCGGAGTCCGAAAGACAGGCGCTGCGCAACCTCGGGGCCCGCAAGGTGGTCTCCGCACATGCGAACCTGGAGGCATTGATGGGCGACACACCATGGCTTCTGTGCGACCATCG
This genomic interval carries:
- a CDS encoding putative metal-binding motif-containing protein; translated protein: MKRAWVVGFGLLSITCTVPDIEELEAERPSGCDASHPCDVEVRLTYDGFHPGCVTLRVVDAEDASRTFELPVPKGAGEVGFIRRAGWSEAVKVTASARERSCTGQEVATASAQVKLLDEDTASVGLTLSALDEDGDGYVSTATRGTDCDDHSVSISPGVEERCDFLDNNCDGRADPVPVCDGVDWRTTGTVPRARFQAVAPHARGQAWMVGDSNDVIAHVRHEADGGFDTQVFTDCHGAWSAAWARPGDGRVFMGSWEGQLATRTLATWEPCTVTSFDGGGAAILDIVGFDVDGGTTLYAVSEAGDILRWDHPAEPRRVEHVDADLRSIHGLDPTTLIAVGTTGDQPVAYRFNADGGPWLRETLPQASQGQVALQTVHVVSPGLAYAAGDRGLFLERARGTWRTKPSYPIFEDGGVAPGVLDVVAFGQGIVFARLESDDIVRFDGAAWQDFRFGTQGFTSLDALTSDELWSAAIDGTGFYWGPWAP
- a CDS encoding glutathione binding-like protein produces the protein MRARGVTEIVSPARPRSRQGVAVALIKDFDRLNQMLAYLNTTFFSAFSPLWYALEHAGLPESERQALRNLGARKVVSAHANLEALMGDTPWLLCDHRTLADAYFIGIARWTRYHEVLDRRDYPKLQGLFERLEADAGVRFAHAIENGETPQGGGAFQGHIRLAEALQRLPL
- a CDS encoding LysR substrate-binding domain-containing protein translates to MSADESRVLLRAAAAGLGVVCLPETFTRVDVEAGRLVRVLPAWTAGAVTTTILTPHRRGQLPAVRAVIDFLMEGAQEA